Proteins encoded together in one Epinephelus moara isolate mb chromosome 2, YSFRI_EMoa_1.0, whole genome shotgun sequence window:
- the LOC126400678 gene encoding olfactory receptor 1500-like, with product MVNSTQSSYFALVAYFDTFGYFKYHYIYFMIVMCLYMLIICANVLLIVVICVNRSLHEPMYMFLCSLFVNELYGSTGLFPLLLLQILSDIHTVSASACFLQIFCVYTYGNIEFLNLAVMSYDRYLAICFPLQYNTRMTAKKVVVLIALIWLLTFFVNIFTLTLIVPLQLCGNIINKVYCDNHSVVKLACSDTTINNIYGLIVTSLSVFCPLFLICYTYIKIFKVCFSGSKQTRQKAVSTCTPHLTSLLNFSFGACFEIIQSRFKMTGVPNMLRIFLSLYFLTCPPLFNPVMYGLKLSKIRVLCKGMIYFNWNKS from the coding sequence ATGGTAAACTCGACGCAAAGTTCATATTTTGCACTTGTTGCCTACTTTGACACATTTGGTTATTTTAAATACCATTACATATATTTCATGATCGTCATGTGTCTCTACATGTTGATTATCTGTGCCAACGTCCTGCTGATTGTGGTTATCTGTGTGAACAGAAGCTTACATGAACCTATGTACATGTTTCTGTGCAGCCTGTTTGTAAATGAACTGTATGGTAGTACAGGGTTGTTTCCATTGCTGCTGCTTCAGATCCTCTCTGACATTCACACTGTCTCTGCTTCAGCTTGTTTCCTGCAGATTTTCTGTGTGTACACATATGGAAACATAGAATTTTTAAACTTAGCCGTCATGTCTTATGACAGATATCTTGCCATCTGTTTTCCTCTACAATATAACACACGTATGACAGCAAAAAAAGTTGTTGTTCTCATTGCTCTGATATGGTTACTcacattttttgtaaatattttcacattaacTTTGATTGTGCCTTTACAGCTGTGTGGGAACATCATTAACAAAGTGTACTGTGACAATCACTCTGTAGTGAAGCTGGCCTGCTCTGACACAACCATCAATAACATTTATGGACTCATTGTTACTTCTTTATCAGTTTTCTGTCCTCTGTTTTTAATCTGTTACACGTATATAAAGATCTTTAAAGTCTGTTTTTCTGGCTCTAAACAGACGAGACAGAAAGCTGTCAGCACCTGcacacctcacctcacctctctGCTCAACTTTTCTTTTGGTGCTTGCTTTGAAATAATACAGAGCAGGTTTAAGATGACTGGTGTTCCCAATATGTTGcgcatttttttgtcattatactTTCTCACATGCCCGCCGCTCTTTAACCCCGTGATGTACGGCCTGAAACTGTCTAAAATCCGTGTCTTATGTAAAGGTATGATATATTTTAACTGGAACAAATCGTAG